Proteins co-encoded in one Jeotgalibacillus malaysiensis genomic window:
- a CDS encoding membrane protein, whose protein sequence is MKILLIIGAINAFLSVALGAFGAHALEGRVEPKYLDTWNTAVQYQMFHATAILITGVLIGTLPASGLFGTAGWLFVGGIVFFSGSLYVLSLTGISVLGAITPIGGLLFLGGWVCLIIAIAKVL, encoded by the coding sequence ATGAAAATTCTATTAATCATTGGTGCAATTAACGCATTTTTATCAGTCGCGCTCGGAGCATTCGGTGCCCATGCACTTGAAGGCAGAGTAGAGCCGAAATATCTTGATACCTGGAACACAGCCGTTCAATATCAGATGTTCCACGCAACAGCGATCTTAATTACAGGCGTATTAATCGGAACACTTCCTGCATCAGGCCTTTTCGGTACTGCAGGCTGGTTATTTGTCGGAGGAATTGTATTCTTCTCAGGAAGCCTTTATGTATTAAGTCTGACTGGCATCAGCGTGCTTGGCGCCATCACACCAATCGGCGGCCTATTATTCTTAGGCGGCTGGGTTTGCCTGATTATTGCGATTGCAAAAGTATTATAA
- a CDS encoding peptide ABC transporter ATP-binding protein gives MTAKKELLKVEGLKQYFPIKGGFFGRTVNHVKAVDDVSFTVYEGETVSIVGESGCGKSTTGRAILRLDEPTEGIVSFEGKDLTTLSKKEMRAMRKDLQIIFQDPYASINPRQIVSAVIEEAMDIQNAVPKKDRRRKIEELLQTVGLQSFQADRYPHEFSGGQRQRIGIARALSVDPKLIICDEAVSALDVSIQAQVLNLLEELQEEFGLTYLFISHDLGVVRHISDRIIVMYLGKIVEIGDKHSLFDNPQHPYTKALLSAIPVPDPDAKKERIALKGDVPSPINPPTGCRFHTRCPFATEKCKTDVPELRTTDLMKEGHQAACHYIEEIESGEHKPKDYTAEAIVGKGQEV, from the coding sequence ATGACAGCGAAGAAAGAACTGCTCAAGGTTGAGGGACTAAAACAATATTTCCCGATTAAAGGTGGATTCTTCGGTCGTACCGTGAACCACGTAAAAGCCGTAGATGATGTCAGTTTTACAGTATATGAAGGTGAAACAGTCAGTATCGTAGGAGAGTCAGGTTGTGGTAAATCAACAACAGGACGTGCAATCCTTCGTCTGGATGAGCCAACAGAAGGTATCGTATCTTTTGAAGGAAAAGATCTGACAACGTTAAGCAAAAAGGAAATGCGTGCAATGCGTAAAGACCTTCAGATTATTTTCCAGGATCCATACGCATCAATCAATCCGCGTCAGATCGTATCTGCTGTAATTGAAGAAGCAATGGATATTCAAAATGCAGTACCGAAAAAAGATCGTCGTAGAAAAATTGAAGAATTACTTCAGACAGTTGGCCTTCAGTCTTTCCAGGCTGATCGCTACCCGCACGAATTCTCAGGTGGTCAGCGTCAGCGTATCGGAATTGCCCGTGCCCTGTCAGTAGACCCTAAGCTGATTATCTGTGACGAAGCAGTATCAGCACTAGACGTATCGATTCAGGCACAGGTACTAAACCTGCTTGAAGAACTGCAGGAAGAGTTCGGTCTGACATATCTATTTATCTCGCATGACCTTGGTGTTGTCCGTCATATTTCTGATCGCATTATCGTTATGTACCTTGGTAAAATTGTTGAGATCGGTGACAAGCACTCACTGTTTGATAACCCTCAGCATCCTTATACAAAAGCGCTGCTGTCAGCGATTCCGGTTCCGGATCCTGACGCTAAAAAAGAACGTATTGCACTTAAAGGAGATGTCCCTTCTCCAATCAATCCGCCCACAGGCTGCCGCTTCCATACGCGTTGCCCGTTCGCGACTGAAAAGTGTAAAACAGACGTACCTGAACTGCGCACAACTGACTTAATGAAAGAAGGTCATCAGGCTGCATGTCACTATATCGAAGAAATCGAATCAGGTGAGCACAAGCCGAAAGACTACACTGCAGAAGCAATTGTCGGTAAAGGCCAGGAAGTTTAA
- a CDS encoding phosphomethylpyrimidine kinase, which produces MSLNKTLTIAGSDTSGGAGIQADLKTFQEHGTYGMTALTTVVTMDPANHWAHNVHPLAIDTLKAQIDTALSTGISALKTGMLGSVEIIETAAQAIDRAETDKVVIDPVMVCKGEDEVLHPETVGAMQEHLLPRAMVVTPNLFEAWQLSGVGPIRTIDDMKAAAAKIVEMGAKSVVVKGGKQLDHDKAVDLFYDGDTFTLLEAEKADTSYNHGAGCTFAAAITANLANGLELNEAVSNAKEFVTSAIHHGWRLNEYVGPVMHGAHSRFGKVTINKETLNA; this is translated from the coding sequence ATGTCTTTAAATAAAACTTTAACAATCGCAGGTTCAGATACAAGCGGCGGTGCCGGTATTCAGGCTGATCTGAAAACATTTCAGGAGCATGGAACGTACGGTATGACGGCTCTTACAACAGTAGTTACGATGGACCCGGCAAATCACTGGGCGCATAACGTTCATCCCCTGGCGATTGATACACTGAAAGCGCAGATCGACACTGCACTTTCTACAGGTATCTCTGCTTTAAAAACAGGTATGCTCGGATCAGTTGAAATCATTGAAACAGCAGCACAGGCAATTGATCGTGCTGAAACTGATAAAGTTGTGATCGATCCGGTTATGGTTTGTAAGGGTGAGGATGAGGTACTGCACCCTGAGACGGTTGGCGCTATGCAGGAGCATTTGCTGCCGCGTGCAATGGTTGTCACGCCAAACCTGTTTGAAGCATGGCAGCTGTCAGGTGTCGGACCGATCCGCACGATTGATGATATGAAAGCTGCTGCAGCGAAAATAGTAGAAATGGGTGCAAAATCTGTTGTTGTAAAAGGTGGCAAGCAGCTTGATCACGATAAAGCTGTTGACCTGTTTTATGATGGTGATACATTCACTTTACTAGAAGCCGAAAAAGCAGATACTTCTTATAATCACGGCGCAGGCTGTACCTTTGCTGCTGCTATTACAGCTAACCTTGCAAATGGTCTTGAATTAAATGAAGCTGTATCAAATGCTAAAGAATTTGTTACTTCAGCCATTCATCACGGCTGGCGTTTAAATGAATATGTTGGACCTGTTATGCATGGTGCACATAGCCGTTTTGGCAAGGTAACTATTAACAAAGAAACGTTGAATGCGTAA
- a CDS encoding fructokinase: MKKGVISLGEALIDFIPTDETNDYYYKSPGGAPANVAVGVARLGLPSYFAGKVGEDVLGRFLARTLHDYGVNTDHLHFDQEHRTGAVFVTLDNGERSFDFYIDPSADRFLKADELDPALFEEAKILHFGSISMISEPSKTATKKAVELAREKGMMISYDPNLRMSLWPNEEEARRTISSMLDQADVVKISEEELEFLTGTEDIQKGAEVLKQFGIPLLLITMGAEGSWVFTQTETRHVPAEKVQVVDTTGAGDAFVSGMLYSLHEFDGEVRDLKLDQAVKMVEFASHSGALAASVKGAMTALPTIEELKK; this comes from the coding sequence ATGAAAAAAGGTGTTATTTCATTAGGTGAAGCATTAATTGATTTTATTCCAACAGATGAAACAAATGACTACTATTATAAAAGCCCGGGCGGTGCACCGGCTAACGTTGCTGTCGGTGTAGCACGTCTTGGTCTGCCATCTTACTTTGCAGGAAAAGTAGGGGAGGATGTACTTGGCAGATTTTTAGCACGTACACTACATGACTATGGTGTAAATACAGATCACCTTCACTTTGATCAGGAACATCGTACAGGGGCAGTGTTCGTCACGCTTGATAACGGCGAACGAAGCTTTGACTTTTACATAGATCCAAGTGCTGACAGATTTTTAAAAGCAGATGAGCTTGATCCGGCTCTTTTTGAAGAAGCAAAAATCCTTCATTTTGGCTCTATTTCCATGATCAGTGAACCTTCTAAAACAGCAACGAAAAAGGCTGTTGAACTGGCACGTGAAAAAGGCATGATGATCTCATATGATCCAAACCTCCGCATGTCACTGTGGCCGAATGAAGAGGAAGCGCGGAGAACGATCTCCTCAATGCTCGATCAGGCTGATGTTGTGAAAATTTCAGAAGAAGAGCTGGAATTTTTAACAGGTACTGAGGATATTCAAAAAGGTGCTGAGGTTTTAAAACAGTTTGGCATTCCGCTGCTTCTCATTACAATGGGTGCTGAAGGCAGCTGGGTATTCACACAAACAGAAACCCGTCACGTACCGGCTGAAAAAGTTCAGGTAGTGGATACAACGGGAGCAGGCGATGCATTTGTATCCGGTATGCTGTATTCATTACACGAGTTTGATGGGGAAGTACGTGATCTGAAGCTTGACCAGGCTGTTAAGATGGTGGAGTTTGCGAGTCATTCAGGTGCACTTGCTGCGTCTGTGAAGGGGGCGATGACTGCCCTGCCGACGATTGAGGAATTGAAGAAATAA
- a CDS encoding uracil-DNA glycosylase — MGVNIQNDWQDQLQPVFDKPSYQQLREFLKQEYGSGKVFPPMNDIYEAFKRTPFHKVKAVILGQDPYHGEGQAHGLSFSVQEGTKIPPSLQNIFKELKEDVNVDPPKSGDLTKWADEGVLLLNTVLTVKEGQAHSHKGKGWEQITDEAIRLLGEREEPLVFILWGKPAQAKSRLIDTNKHLIINSPHPSPLAAHRGFFGSQPFSKTNAFLKEHGIDPIDWSLD; from the coding sequence ATGGGTGTTAATATTCAAAACGATTGGCAGGATCAGCTTCAGCCGGTCTTTGATAAACCGTCGTACCAGCAGTTAAGAGAATTTCTTAAGCAGGAATATGGCTCAGGTAAAGTATTTCCACCGATGAATGACATTTATGAAGCATTCAAGCGAACACCTTTTCATAAAGTAAAAGCAGTTATTCTGGGCCAGGATCCGTATCATGGAGAAGGTCAGGCGCATGGACTGAGCTTTTCAGTGCAAGAAGGGACGAAAATTCCGCCATCACTGCAAAACATTTTTAAAGAGCTGAAGGAAGATGTAAATGTTGATCCGCCAAAGTCCGGAGATTTAACAAAGTGGGCAGACGAAGGCGTTCTCTTACTGAATACCGTCCTGACAGTAAAAGAAGGACAGGCTCATTCACATAAGGGAAAAGGCTGGGAGCAGATTACAGATGAAGCAATCAGACTTTTAGGCGAGAGAGAAGAACCGCTTGTGTTTATTTTATGGGGCAAGCCCGCGCAGGCTAAAAGTAGGCTGATTGATACAAATAAGCATTTGATTATCAATTCGCCACATCCAAGTCCGCTCGCTGCACACAGAGGATTTTTCGGCAGTCAGCCATTTTCCAAAACGAACGCATTTTTAAAAGAGCACGGCATCGACCCGATCGACTGGTCACTTGATTGA
- a CDS encoding spore coat protein GerQ yields MTMNPSYSTGQYGTGQYGGYYPNYQYYYGQQQSQQTARPPVEESYIENIFRLNRGKPTTVYMTFENNKDWNAKIFKGIIEAAGRDHLILSDPNTEKRYLLPLIYLDYATFDGEIEYDYPFNGGGR; encoded by the coding sequence ATGACAATGAATCCATCTTATTCCACTGGGCAGTACGGCACGGGGCAATATGGCGGTTATTATCCTAATTACCAATATTACTACGGCCAACAGCAGTCTCAGCAAACGGCACGTCCGCCTGTTGAGGAATCTTATATTGAGAATATCTTCAGGCTGAACCGGGGTAAGCCGACGACTGTTTACATGACATTTGAAAACAACAAAGACTGGAACGCTAAAATTTTTAAAGGTATTATCGAAGCCGCCGGACGCGATCATCTGATTTTAAGCGATCCGAATACTGAAAAAAGATATTTACTGCCGCTCATTTATCTTGATTATGCAACGTTTGATGGAGAAATAGAGTATGATTACCCGTTTAACGGCGGAGGCCGATAA
- a CDS encoding peptide ABC transporter ATP-binding protein: MSSSENILEIRELQTSFFTDEGEVKAVDGVSFSLPRGKTIGIVGESGSGKSITALSILNLLAKPGEIKGGEIRFKGENILTYSEKQMRAIRGNDISMIFQEPMTSLNPVYTVGQQIMESIRIHQGLNKREAKLKAIEMLKLVGIPSPEKRVDQYPFELSGGMRQRVMIAIALSCNPDMLIADEPTTALDVTIQAQILDLIRELQNKLHMSVMMITHDLGVVAETCDYVAVMYAGQVVEFADVRTLFKNPKHPYTVGLLNSLPRHDIEQEKLKPINGTVPSPHNMPKGCRFAPRCPFATELCRERMPELETDENNNQIRCWIYSDEWDGDPEVNVHDSEERTAQG; the protein is encoded by the coding sequence ATGAGCTCATCAGAAAATATTTTAGAGATCCGCGAACTTCAGACATCATTTTTTACAGATGAAGGTGAAGTAAAAGCAGTTGACGGTGTAAGCTTTTCACTGCCGCGCGGTAAAACAATCGGGATCGTAGGTGAATCCGGATCAGGTAAAAGTATTACAGCTTTATCGATTCTGAACCTGCTTGCTAAGCCCGGTGAAATTAAAGGAGGGGAAATCCGTTTTAAAGGAGAAAATATTCTCACTTATTCAGAAAAGCAGATGCGTGCTATCCGTGGTAATGATATCTCAATGATCTTCCAGGAGCCGATGACATCATTGAATCCTGTATACACAGTTGGTCAGCAGATCATGGAGTCAATCCGTATCCACCAAGGACTGAATAAGCGTGAAGCAAAGCTGAAAGCAATCGAAATGCTGAAGCTTGTAGGAATTCCTTCTCCTGAAAAGCGTGTGGACCAGTATCCATTCGAACTTTCAGGTGGTATGAGACAGCGTGTCATGATCGCAATCGCACTATCTTGTAATCCGGATATGCTGATTGCCGATGAACCGACAACAGCACTTGACGTTACGATTCAGGCGCAGATTCTTGACCTGATCCGTGAACTGCAGAATAAACTTCACATGTCAGTGATGATGATCACGCACGATCTTGGTGTTGTAGCTGAAACGTGTGACTATGTAGCAGTTATGTATGCAGGTCAGGTAGTGGAATTTGCTGACGTGCGTACACTTTTCAAAAATCCAAAGCATCCATACACAGTCGGCCTGCTGAACTCACTGCCAAGACACGACATTGAGCAGGAAAAGCTGAAGCCGATCAATGGTACAGTGCCAAGTCCGCACAATATGCCAAAAGGCTGCCGTTTTGCGCCGAGATGTCCATTTGCGACAGAGCTTTGCCGCGAGCGTATGCCTGAACTTGAAACAGATGAAAACAATAATCAGATTCGCTGTTGGATCTACTCAGATGAGTGGGACGGCGATCCGGAGGTGAATGTCCATGACAGCGAAGAAAGAACTGCTCAAGGTTGA
- a CDS encoding sporulation kinase, whose translation MLQSYTFSQIRVLIGIIGLVFIVQIIFIFAGFNGWFSTATYIVIEVAVAIILLWLAFMIYRRATALRSLFKDMEEEEFKMSAMIQSMPDFVCFKDGNGRWIRTNDFGLELYGLKGKHYIGKTDAELGDINPFFKEAFDYCVVTDEQTWQKGETDRSEESFYVESGEYKSFDVIKVPIFHKDGSRKALITIGRDISQQKAAEEQLLRREKLSVAGEMASGIAHEIKNPLTSLKGYVQLMQETGSLTEERVNLMASEIDRIHAITEELLILSKPEIKKHEQFSICDSVDYVINFMKHQAASKKIDIKVSRLDHEDKFVYGDRNQIVQVFMNLVKNSIEAIEENGEILIKPSVQGDEIQIELRDSGPGIPEELIEKVSEAFYTTKEKGMGLGLTVCHRIVHAHGGSLVFENLPEGGTNAIVQLPLYSTKKTFTTS comes from the coding sequence ATGCTGCAATCCTATACGTTTTCACAAATCAGAGTCCTGATCGGAATTATTGGACTTGTCTTCATTGTACAGATCATTTTTATATTTGCAGGCTTTAATGGCTGGTTTTCAACTGCCACTTATATTGTGATTGAAGTAGCTGTAGCGATTATACTGCTGTGGCTTGCATTCATGATCTACAGACGGGCAACAGCGCTTAGAAGCCTTTTTAAGGATATGGAAGAAGAAGAGTTTAAGATGTCGGCGATGATTCAGTCAATGCCTGATTTCGTCTGCTTCAAAGACGGCAATGGAAGATGGATCAGAACGAATGACTTCGGGCTTGAATTATATGGACTAAAAGGGAAGCACTATATTGGTAAAACGGATGCTGAACTTGGGGACATAAATCCTTTTTTCAAGGAAGCATTTGATTATTGCGTTGTAACAGATGAACAAACGTGGCAAAAGGGTGAGACTGACCGCAGTGAGGAATCGTTTTACGTGGAATCGGGTGAATATAAATCATTTGATGTGATAAAAGTGCCTATTTTTCATAAGGACGGCAGCCGCAAAGCGCTGATTACAATTGGACGCGATATCTCTCAGCAAAAAGCAGCGGAAGAGCAGCTTCTGAGAAGAGAAAAGCTGTCTGTTGCCGGGGAAATGGCTTCAGGAATCGCCCACGAAATTAAAAATCCGCTGACGAGCCTGAAGGGGTATGTTCAGCTGATGCAGGAAACGGGTTCACTGACAGAGGAGCGGGTCAATCTGATGGCATCAGAAATTGACCGCATTCATGCTATTACAGAGGAACTGCTGATTCTTTCAAAGCCGGAAATCAAAAAGCATGAGCAGTTCTCAATCTGTGATTCAGTCGATTACGTGATCAACTTCATGAAGCACCAGGCAGCATCGAAAAAAATCGACATTAAAGTCAGTCGTCTGGATCATGAAGATAAATTTGTCTACGGTGACCGGAATCAGATCGTGCAGGTATTCATGAATTTAGTCAAAAACAGTATTGAGGCGATTGAAGAAAATGGTGAAATTTTAATTAAACCTTCAGTACAGGGTGATGAAATCCAGATTGAGCTGCGGGACAGCGGACCTGGTATTCCGGAAGAGCTGATTGAGAAGGTTTCAGAGGCTTTTTATACAACGAAGGAAAAAGGAATGGGGCTTGGCCTTACAGTCTGTCACCGAATCGTTCATGCGCACGGCGGCTCTCTTGTGTTTGAGAACCTGCCTGAGGGTGGTACCAACGCAATCGTGCAGCTGCCTTTATACTCAACAAAAAAGACATTTACGACGTCGTAA
- a CDS encoding membrane protein: protein MNTFTAKDYLRFIVPSIIGIFLFMMPLPSEDAVTIPIAILSDWLQGLIGGAIPAIMTFIIVITAVLSLIARAGKPDFITNNEFRNTLFNVTWFWVIVRILAAVFALITFFQIGGSSTELIWSEYTGGLLLGEGGLITLLFSLFLFAGLFLPLLLNFGLLEWFGTLMAKIMRPLFKLPGRASIDSLASWLGDGTIGVMLTNKQYEEGHYSKREAAVIGTTFSVVSITFSIVVIETVGLASYFVPFYLTVAFSGFIAAIIMPRIPPLSLKKKTYISEAEEEDSIEDVPEYKSRIQHGTELAIQAARKNNSVSHFFKSGMKNVLDMWLGVAPVVMAFGTVALILAEETSFFVILGTPFVPILELLQIPEAADAAQTMVVGFADMFLPAIIGADISSEMTRFIIAAVSVTQLIYMSEVGGVLLGSKVPVNFLDLVLIFLLRTLITLPIIAGIAHILF, encoded by the coding sequence ATGAATACTTTTACTGCAAAAGATTATTTGCGCTTTATTGTTCCTTCTATTATCGGGATTTTTCTATTCATGATGCCGCTTCCTTCAGAAGATGCAGTCACGATTCCTATCGCGATTTTATCTGACTGGCTTCAGGGGTTAATTGGCGGTGCAATTCCTGCAATTATGACTTTTATTATTGTAATTACAGCCGTGCTGTCTTTGATTGCACGTGCAGGAAAACCTGATTTCATTACGAACAATGAGTTCAGAAATACTTTATTTAACGTAACGTGGTTTTGGGTAATTGTCAGAATCCTCGCTGCTGTATTTGCCCTGATTACATTTTTCCAGATTGGGGGAAGTTCAACAGAGCTGATCTGGTCTGAATATACAGGAGGATTATTATTAGGTGAAGGTGGCTTGATTACGCTATTATTCTCTTTATTCTTATTTGCAGGATTGTTCCTGCCATTACTGCTTAACTTCGGTTTGCTGGAGTGGTTCGGTACACTGATGGCTAAGATTATGCGTCCGTTGTTCAAGCTTCCGGGCCGTGCTTCAATCGACTCTCTTGCTTCATGGCTTGGAGACGGGACGATCGGTGTTATGCTGACAAATAAACAGTATGAAGAAGGGCATTATTCAAAGCGTGAAGCTGCAGTCATTGGAACAACCTTCTCAGTTGTATCCATTACTTTCAGTATCGTAGTCATTGAAACTGTTGGCCTGGCATCTTACTTTGTTCCCTTTTATCTGACTGTTGCATTCTCAGGTTTTATTGCGGCAATCATTATGCCACGGATTCCACCTTTGTCTTTGAAAAAGAAAACTTATATTTCTGAGGCTGAAGAGGAAGATTCCATAGAAGATGTGCCAGAATATAAATCTCGCATTCAGCACGGTACAGAGCTCGCAATTCAGGCTGCCAGAAAAAATAACAGCGTGAGCCATTTCTTTAAGAGCGGTATGAAAAACGTGCTTGATATGTGGCTTGGTGTTGCACCGGTTGTTATGGCGTTTGGTACAGTTGCCCTGATTCTTGCTGAAGAAACAAGCTTCTTTGTGATTCTTGGTACACCTTTTGTTCCAATTCTTGAGCTGTTACAGATTCCTGAAGCTGCGGATGCTGCACAGACAATGGTTGTCGGCTTTGCAGATATGTTCCTGCCGGCGATTATCGGTGCTGATATTTCATCTGAAATGACGCGCTTTATCATTGCTGCAGTATCTGTAACTCAATTAATCTATATGTCTGAAGTCGGTGGCGTACTGCTCGGTTCAAAGGTTCCGGTTAACTTCCTTGACCTTGTGCTGATCTTCCTTCTGCGTACACTGATTACACTGCCGATTATTGCAGGTATCGCGCATATTTTATTCTAA
- a CDS encoding deacetylase gives MIEQENHVLVVFPHPDDEAFGVSGTIASHIKNGTGVTYACLTLGQMGRNLGNPPFATRESLPDIRKKELKAAADAMGLTDLRMMGLRDKTVEFEDDEYMVEMMESLIQETNPSLVITFYPDYCVHPDHEATARAVVRAVHRMNESDRPKLHCVAFANNTAEELGEPDVINDVTDVMDVKLNAMRAHISQTAWMLEDLEKRLGENDPEAIQWVTQERFFEYRFDQGYK, from the coding sequence ATGATTGAACAGGAAAATCACGTGCTAGTCGTGTTCCCTCACCCCGACGATGAAGCGTTCGGCGTATCCGGCACGATTGCATCACATATAAAAAATGGTACAGGTGTAACTTATGCATGTCTGACACTTGGCCAAATGGGAAGAAACCTCGGCAACCCGCCATTTGCAACAAGAGAATCTCTTCCTGATATCCGTAAAAAAGAATTAAAAGCCGCTGCAGATGCAATGGGTCTCACTGACCTTCGCATGATGGGTCTGCGGGATAAAACAGTTGAATTTGAAGATGATGAATATATGGTGGAAATGATGGAATCACTGATTCAGGAAACCAATCCTTCACTCGTGATTACATTTTATCCTGACTACTGTGTTCACCCCGACCATGAAGCAACTGCCCGAGCGGTTGTCAGAGCGGTTCACCGGATGAATGAGAGTGACCGGCCAAAGCTTCATTGTGTGGCGTTCGCCAATAACACAGCTGAAGAGCTAGGCGAACCGGATGTCATTAATGATGTGACAGATGTGATGGATGTAAAACTAAACGCAATGCGCGCACACATCTCACAAACAGCCTGGATGCTTGAGGATCTTGAGAAAAGACTTGGAGAAAATGATCCTGAGGCGATTCAGTGGGTGACGCAGGAGCGGTTTTTTGAATATCGATTTGATCAGGGGTATAAGTAG
- a CDS encoding UDP-glucose 4-epimerase, with protein MKRILVTGALGQIGSELITKLRAEYGSDNVIASDIRTADTEAVTGGPFEILDVTDGARMNEIVSKYKVDTMMHMAALLSAKAEESPQLAWHLNMGGLMNGLETAREHNLQFFTPSSIGAFGPDTPKTGTPQDTIQRPTTMYGVNKVSGELLCDYYFKRFGVDTRGVRFPGLISYVTAPGGGTTDYAVEVYYEALKSGSYTSPIDKGTYMDMMYMPDALQAIVDLMEADPAKLKHRNAFNVTAMSIEPEMVAAEIKKHMPSFEMHYKPDPVRQAIADSWPDAIDATAAKEEWGFKAQHDLSSMTVDMLSKLKTTITS; from the coding sequence ATGAAACGTATATTAGTAACAGGTGCACTTGGTCAGATCGGTTCGGAATTAATCACAAAGCTGCGTGCAGAATACGGCTCAGACAATGTCATCGCATCTGATATTCGGACAGCAGATACAGAAGCGGTCACAGGAGGCCCTTTTGAAATTCTTGATGTGACAGATGGCGCAAGAATGAATGAAATTGTATCAAAATATAAAGTCGACACGATGATGCATATGGCAGCACTGCTTTCAGCTAAAGCTGAGGAGTCTCCACAGCTGGCGTGGCACTTGAATATGGGCGGGCTGATGAACGGTCTTGAGACAGCGCGTGAGCACAATCTGCAGTTCTTTACACCAAGTTCGATCGGGGCATTCGGTCCTGATACACCGAAAACAGGGACGCCGCAGGATACGATTCAGCGTCCAACTACGATGTATGGTGTCAATAAAGTATCGGGTGAACTGCTGTGTGACTATTATTTCAAGCGTTTTGGTGTCGATACGCGCGGCGTCCGCTTCCCTGGCCTGATCTCTTACGTTACAGCACCGGGCGGCGGTACGACTGACTATGCGGTTGAAGTATATTATGAGGCGCTGAAGTCAGGAAGCTATACGTCACCAATTGATAAAGGAACGTATATGGATATGATGTATATGCCGGATGCGCTTCAGGCGATTGTTGACCTGATGGAAGCTGATCCTGCAAAGCTTAAGCACCGCAATGCGTTCAATGTTACTGCAATGAGCATTGAGCCTGAAATGGTGGCAGCTGAAATTAAAAAGCATATGCCTTCTTTTGAAATGCACTATAAGCCGGATCCTGTGCGTCAGGCAATCGCTGACAGCTGGCCGGATGCAATTGATGCTACTGCTGCAAAAGAAGAATGGGGATTCAAAGCACAGCATGATCTGTCATCTATGACTGTTGATATGCTGTCTAAGTTAAAAACAACCATCACGAGCTAA
- a CDS encoding heme peroxidase, protein MSEAATTLDGWYGLHDFRKMDWTSWKQLTSDERTAAINEFQQFLKKLNDVQDQDQGSHSFYSIVGQKADFVLFILRPTMEELNDLENEFNKLTIADYTVPTYSYVSVVELGSYGSKESDEDPYENPYVRSRLYPKLPKSKHICFYPMDKKREGNDNWYMLSMEDRKKLMYDHGMIGRQYAGKIKQIISGSVGFDDWEWGVTLYADDVLQFKKIVYEMRFDETSARYGEFGAFYVGNLLEDEDLPKFLHV, encoded by the coding sequence ATGAGTGAAGCAGCAACTACGCTGGATGGCTGGTATGGCCTGCATGATTTTCGTAAAATGGACTGGACTTCTTGGAAGCAGCTGACAAGCGATGAGCGCACAGCGGCAATTAATGAGTTCCAGCAGTTTTTAAAGAAACTGAATGATGTACAAGATCAGGACCAGGGCAGTCATTCGTTCTATTCAATCGTTGGACAGAAGGCAGATTTCGTTTTATTTATTCTGCGTCCGACAATGGAAGAGCTGAATGACCTTGAGAATGAATTTAACAAATTAACGATTGCTGATTATACAGTACCGACTTATTCGTACGTCTCTGTTGTTGAGCTTGGAAGCTATGGTTCTAAGGAATCTGATGAAGATCCATATGAGAACCCTTATGTAAGATCACGTCTGTATCCAAAGCTGCCAAAATCAAAGCACATCTGCTTCTATCCAATGGATAAAAAGCGTGAGGGCAATGACAACTGGTACATGCTTTCAATGGAAGACCGCAAAAAGCTGATGTATGACCACGGCATGATCGGGCGTCAGTATGCCGGCAAAATCAAGCAGATCATCTCAGGCTCAGTCGGTTTTGATGACTGGGAATGGGGCGTAACGCTTTATGCAGATGATGTACTGCAGTTTAAGAAAATTGTATATGAAATGCGTTTTGATGAAACAAGTGCGCGCTACGGCGAATTTGGTGCGTTCTATGTAGGTAACCTGCTTGAAGATGAGGACCTGCCGAAGTTTTTGCACGTATAA